The genome window AGTACCGCTTGCAGGTCAAGAACCACATCATCCCGTACCTGGGTGATGTGCCCCTTCAGGATTTACACCTGGCCCGCATTGAAAGATTTTACACCGAATTGATTGCTTCTGGGGTAGGGGTACGAACCGTGCGTTATGTGCATGGCGTCCTACATCGGGCACTGGAAAAGGCAATGCAATATGATCTGGTCATTCGCAATCCAGCTCATGGAGCAGCTCAGCCCAAGTATGCCCATAAAGAAATGACAGTTCTCGATGAGTATCAGGTTCCGCAATTCTTGATTGCCGCTCGTGGTAGTTCTTATGAAGCACTCTATCACGTAGCGATCAAAACTGGGATGCGGCAGGGCGAGATGTTTGGCCTGAAATGGACCGATCTGCAATGGCAAAGTGGCACACTGCTGGTGCAGCGCCAGATAAAACGCGTCCCCGGTTCCGGTTGGCAATTTGCAGAGCCGAAGACCAATGCGGGTCGTCGCACCATTCGGCTTGGCGAAGGGACATTGCAGGCTTTGCGGATTCATCGAGAGCGCCAGGAACGGCAGAAGAAGGGTGCAAATGGCGGCTGGAAAGAGCACGGTTTGATTTTCCCCAATTCGGTCGGCACACCCGGCGACCCCAGCAACTTGCGTAAGGATTTTTTGCGGATATTGCAGTCCGCCATGCTACCAAAACTGCGCTTCCATGACTTGCGCCACACCGCCGCATCACTGATGCTGAATAATGGCGTACCGCCGATCGTGGTTTCTCGTATTCTAGGCCATGCCAAGCCCAGCACGACGATGGATATTTACGGTCATCTGCTCAGCAATATGCAAGGGGAAGCGGCGAGAATCATGGATGAACTAGTGACGCCGATAGTGATTGGCATGGAAGAGATTGTTCGAGAAGATGAGAAAATTGGGGATTAACTGCACCCAAACTGCACCCGAAATAAATAACCCGCCAGAAAGGCGGGCTACTTATCGCTATATATAGGGGTTATCAGGCATGAACCCCCTACATGTAGGTGACCCCGGAAGGACTCGAACCTTCAACCAATTGATTAAGAGTCAACTGCTCTGCCAAATTGAGCTACGGGGCCATTTGCGCGCAAAAGCGAATTCCGATCACCTTTTCGCCACTCCGATGTAGGGGCACTGGAGCCATTTTCGAAGCGGGAAAATTATACCGCAAGGGGCAGGTGTGTCAACATGGCGGCTTTGAAAACCGCTGCCTGATGAGTGCGCCTGCACCCATCAGGAGTAAAACAAAACTTCCGCCGACGAAGAGCCATTTTGTCAGCGTAAAAAACGGGGCCACGGCAGCAATCCCCGCGCTGTACGCCGGATAGCGCGCCATGACAATTGAAGTTGAGATATTTTCAAGAAAATCCAGCAGCATGGCCGCCAATGGGATGAGATTGGCGCGCCGCCACAAGCGTTCCAAAG of Chloroflexota bacterium contains these proteins:
- a CDS encoding site-specific integrase, whose product is MAKKIRGRNEGSIHQRSNGTWRVQIYLDGKRTGKTFKTKAEAQNWLQEMQYQLRRGFDLEGSQITLGEYLQQWLDAKSVSARETTIYQYRLQVKNHIIPYLGDVPLQDLHLARIERFYTELIASGVGVRTVRYVHGVLHRALEKAMQYDLVIRNPAHGAAQPKYAHKEMTVLDEYQVPQFLIAARGSSYEALYHVAIKTGMRQGEMFGLKWTDLQWQSGTLLVQRQIKRVPGSGWQFAEPKTNAGRRTIRLGEGTLQALRIHRERQERQKKGANGGWKEHGLIFPNSVGTPGDPSNLRKDFLRILQSAMLPKLRFHDLRHTAASLMLNNGVPPIVVSRILGHAKPSTTMDIYGHLLSNMQGEAARIMDELVTPIVIGMEEIVREDEKIGD